The genomic window agCGTGCCATTCACTTTGTCGTTACACCAGGAATGTTGCGATTgtaactgggggataaaaatcaaacgacaaattaattgaagttatttgttcttttagaaagaaacgTTTTCCTTCTCATCAAAGTAACAATGTGGAGAAATAGTAGTAAGAACATGAACCGATCTTAATCTGACCCACCTGCATGAAGCATTGCACTTTTTAGATAAACCAGCTACCATAGCCATGGCCCTCAATGactccaccacagcagccacaatccacgcatctgtcagaccaccgacaaacaaacaaagatttttACAGTCTTTTGACTTACCATCTGAACATTTACGGTGCCCTCCCGATCATAATATTCTGACTAAAATGCTCCTGTTGCATCAGCAAGGGTCATAATCCAAATCCAGAGGAAGATCTAATCCATACATACATTACATCTATTTTACGATTTCAAAGTGGAAGCAGATTCATGTTTATGGATTATATCGCCATAGTTTCTGCTGAAGTTTGGGGGAGAGATTTGGTGCTTGGTAAATGATCTGCAGCCAAATACCAAGATTATTTATACACAGTGACCCTATAAATAGAGCTACTATTGAGGGTGATTCACTAGAGATAATCAATATCTCTGGCTTTGGAGAAGATCATGAATTTGGTTTTGTTGGCATGAAGGATAATCCAAGGCTGATTAATGCATTCTGAAGACTTAATAGCAAGTTGCAGTAAGCTCCACAGAGTCAGCAGGACAATGCAGAATAGTACCATGAGTTTAAAGATGAATATTACAGTCCGTTATATAGAAAATCTTGTTGATATAGATTGTAAATAAGACAGGGTCTAGAAATGATCGTTGCGGAATACCTTGTGGAACATCTTGTGGACAAAAAGAAGATGAACGTCCAAATTTAgattacaaacaaaaggaaatatggCACATCGAAATGCTAAGTAAGCTACTATATGTGCTAAAATTGTTGATTTCTAAAAGGTCACTTAATGAACTTCAATGAGATAAAGAGGACGCCATTTATTTTAAGGTGATCCCCTATTGAGGCCACACaacccttttatttttacttcttagACATTCTTCTGAATTGCTCTTGTGCaggttgatttctttttctgaagtCTACCATAAAGATGCTTTGCATGTGGAACATGCAAATTCTAATCCTTAATAACCTAGAGCCCCAGAGGACACCATCAGACAGAAGACGCAGCGAAACACCTTCAGCTCTAGCTACATTGCTGCAACCATGAAGAGTACGATATTCTTTGTCTTCATCTGCGCAGCTGTTGAGGGTTCaggaaaacacaatttttttcctcaacaaatGACATGGTTTGAGGCTCAGGCTTACTGTAGAGAGCATCACACTGATCTGTCCTTTGTTAGTAGCAAGAGAGAGCAAGAAATGCTCCAAACTGCTGCAGGTGAAAGATTCTTGTTTGGATGGATCGGTCTCCACCGAGATGCCGTCAACCGCTCTGTCTGGAAGTGGTCAGGAGGTGGAAGCAGCACATACTTTAACTGGGCTCCTATGCAACCAAATTACCACAACAGAGAACAGACTGTTGTAATTCTTCAATCTGATGGAAAATGGAACGATAGGAGACCAACAGATTTGTGGCCTTTTTACTGCTTCAGTTTAACCGCAGTGGAGGTGAAGAAGACCTGGGAGGGGGCTCTGGAGTActgcagagagactcacactgacctcaccaCCCTGCAGTCTGACACCGAGCAGCTCCTGACCCTAAGCGAGATCCGCCACGACCACATCACTGGTAGGGTTTGGATTGGCTTGCGTTTTCTTGGGGACCACTGGTTGTGGGTGAACGGTGACCCAATGGTGTACGAGAACTGGCGCCAAGGAGATCAGGAGCACCAGTGTCCTCTCAGGAAACGCTGCGGGGCTCTAACCAAAGAGGgacactgggagaactgggactgTGGGGAAGAACTCCACTTCATCTGCTACTGAGAGATTCAGCATTTTATATTGGGTAATACAGCTCTAACTGTAGGATTTCTACATCGAATAGAAATGTCTagcaaagaaagatgtttttttttcttctcttaaaaAATATTGGGAAACTTAATCTAAACTAATTTTGCTGtgataaagaaacattatgATGCTTTTATAATTCTTTTCTTAGAGGTTAGTTCCATTCAGTCATTCACGAGGttgaatgtctgtgtctgtcattTCTTAAGCATCATACCttcacttgttttgtcattgtgtgctGTACTCACTCTTTTAAGATGTTATTTAACAGGGGAGCCTTTGTAATCCCGGTTTTGAGACTTGTATGTTTgaagtttaattaaatgtttaaaggagcagtctgtaagatatctactgaatgaaatgataaaggtatcttactatctgatcagacattaaggaaacatgctatgttgaagtgctggcttctctgacaacaatgcagcagccactaTGTCCTCCTTCTAGAGTTctagagaagtggttcagatagaagtgattgtacccgacctaaaaagcctctgcatgtttctaataagctccacgagcagaaatgtgctcaaactaggatcaatattggagatgcttttgaaaaatggagagaggttagaacacagaaaggtttacagacccatgcagagctggataaacactgaagcttcagagtccaccacatggtgacctgagtgagcatccactttagagaggagggggggtgggggggagacagctctctacattgtttttaatctggactgcagtacctgttttaaacactgggtgtgagagttacatattgctcctttaaataaataatttttttaactaGACTTTTAGAAATGTTCCTAATGAGCTGACTTTGAATTGAGATCTACTTATCTCATATCCTGACTGTTATTGAAATAATTTGTGACTAAACATTTTGGAAACCTAaactttgtggttgtgtttgtatctCTAATAAATTCCCCATCTCTGATTAAAGAACGTCGCAGGAGAGTcttttgtcaacagagctgtcaatcataacATTACATCCGCTCTTTTCTGCAGCAAATCATTTCTTAAAACTTCACTTCTcaaaaaacaggaacacaaatcaacaagatAAGCACTAGCTATGAGGACAGtttgagaacatttgttttgacaagtatgtaaagtttccatcatgttaacatggaccagtcagcagggggcgctctatATTTCTGTCTCCACTTCTCCAGAGCTCTTGTactgtccattctttatacagACTATGGTTTCATAATGGGGCTGTCAAGCGATTGATTTTCTTAACCGTGACTAATCGCTTAATTTCTAAagttaaacacacttttaaagacgtttttaaaattattttgtatttcaaaaccATTAATGAGGTAAAGCCATTCTTAccagtgtcttgatttggtaaTCAAACGAATGCAAATTAGTCAACATCTCGACTTTTAGATGTATCATTTGAATAAGTGCTGCACTGCGACTCCAGTGTGGTCTAAAACCAGTATGCAAAATACATGTGGTCTTGGGGTATGTGAGACCCCTTGATTGACACTTAAAACCCCCTGAAAGCCTCAAAAGCGAAAGGTTAGCAAACTATGACCTAATGTTACCCAGCAGGACAACCTTCTTTGGCATCCTCGCTTACATTACTCTCGATTAAAAGGTACAGACTTGGTGAGCGTCAAGTCCGGGAAATATGTCAAAGAGAGAGCAAAATTCATTACCTTCTAACCTTGGATTCACTTCTAAAAACATGAATCCGAATGACACCGAAAAAATAGCGGGAACAAGCGCTGAAACCGCAAGCACATCGACAGGTGAGTCTgggcctcctctcctgctcagtCACACCCCAGAACCTGGACAGGttgatgcagagagagaatgGAAAGAGCGCAACGCTTGGCTTGACATCAATGATGGAAAGTTAGTGTAGCTCtcttcacaacaacagacacaggtTGGTTCTTTGAAACGGACGATTATTGCTGGAGCAATCTTGTGAAGCATCTTCGTTTTAGTATCACATCACGCCATCACGCTGACACGCCAACATGTCGCGAGAACTGTAATGTGCAAATGTATCAAGAAATATATAAAGAGACTATAAAATGTCTTGTGGTACAACTTATACGATTACAGAATAATTATCTGcataaacatgaattaaagtACATTTCAGATAAAACAAATACCATGTTGCACCGCTTGTCATGAAAAGAGGTTCATGACTAGTTTAAAGTTCTTATGAAATGTCTTTCACCGTCTGCTTGAACTTCAGACATCAGTGGTAACAGTCTTACTAACCAACTCCAAAAACACACCAGAAGCCAGACGGAACCCCAACCATGTGCTACAGAAACGTtgacaacagagacacagactcaTTGGATCAAATCCCGCCACTGGAGTCATGAAACTTTCCTCTATAGCACTGTGTttggctccatctagtggagATCTGAGAGCAGAGACTGTGCTCTGAGAAATGTCATTCATACCACAGAGGTctatgctgtgtgtttttgtatccaTGACTTTCTCCTGAAACTTCCACCAGGGGGAGAAATGGCTCCAAGGAGGACGTCTCTGTCCATCCTTTGCCAGGCCGAGTCTAGTTCTCTCTAGAAAGCCgagtcctcctctcttatgTAACTTTACGATGCTCAGTGAGTCTGGACTGCGCAGTTCATCAGCACAGAAACCAAATATCCATGCCAGATTTAGCACATATCCCCTCACACATCATAATGCTGATTAGATATGATTCATAGggcatacatgcacacagacacagcctcGCATTAagctttcacacttttttttctcctctgtcactgaTACTCAGACCTCTGTTCtgttattaataaaatatacactcacctttctccttcctgtcgccttaaaaatcacacttaaagaggTTCCCCACATGCATACATTTTCCACATTAGcgcagagaaacacatttaatgcaCAGCTTAATGCATTAAAGTGTAGAATTTAGTGGGGAgtagcaagaaaacaaaaaaagtatgaataaatgaaaaataaatgaaaaataaatgaaaaataaatgaaaaattagttagagaaagaaagaaaagtatatATGCATGTGAACATTAATGGAGAGAAGataaaattatataaatgtaataatgtgaccatcataaaaagagagatgatggtacttaatatatatataataataaatatacacatacacatgtacatcCATAGGTGTACATCATGCTTATCAAGATCATAGAGATGTCgtaaagaagaagagcagagaagaacatagaAGTGGGGGCCACAGGGTCCCTGCAGAATCAGGCAAGAGGCCCCACCCCCGCACATAAAGCCCCCCAGCAGCACCAGTGAAAACTCCCAAGATGGACGGGCTGGGTAAGAGCCAGGCCACTAAAGTGCCAAAGGCCAAGATGAAACCCCCTACCCAACCCCTGAAAGCCAACACTGTCCGCCCACTCctcaataataattattatagtAATAATACGGGATCATAACATCACATAATCATAAAtggtgtatgtatgtatatatatatatatatatatgataccagtaataataacaacaataatatacatatataataatatataatcagTAATAATACAAATGACGGTCAATATTGTTCTTTTAAGTAACTAATTAAGTAATGTTTCCatgaaaggaagagagggggaaagaaataataataactataacAGTGATCGCTATTGGTAATGATAATATAACAAATTTatttggggaaaaaataaataaagaacaaataaaaaaataaaaaaatatattaaaaaaaataggggTGGTggcatgtgagtgtgagtgttgtgGGATATAAGTGTGTCATATGTCGGAATTAAATAAGTAAGTTAAAGGCTCAGAATGATGTGTAGCATGAGGGTGTGGAGTGTGGTTATTATTAAACAGGGGTTTGTGGTCATGTATGTGGCTTCAGGTTAAGATATGTTATTTCTGAGGTTGAGGTGAGTTATGAATGGATTCCAGGTTTTATTAAAGGCtgatatattgttatttttgcagGCTGCGATTCTTTCTATTACAATGTGTTCTGTGAGTAGGTTGGTCCAGTGGGTTATGTGGCAGTATCTTTTTGATTTCCAGTTCTGATAGATGATTTTCTTGGCGATAGTTAGAGAAACGAGTAGT from Labrus bergylta chromosome 1, fLabBer1.1, whole genome shotgun sequence includes these protein-coding regions:
- the LOC136179070 gene encoding snaclec VP12 subunit B-like, translating into MPSTALSGSVEVKKTWEGALEYCRETHTDLTTLQSDTEQLLTLSEIRHDHITGRVWIGLRFLGDHWLWVNGDPMVYENWRQGDQEHQCPLRKRCGALTKEGHWENWDCGEELHFICY